In Humulus lupulus chromosome 7, drHumLupu1.1, whole genome shotgun sequence, the following are encoded in one genomic region:
- the LOC133792155 gene encoding probable protein phosphatase 2C 25, translating into MSCSVAVSNSPVFSPSSSLFCNKTSMLSSPETLTLTLSHLKPSQGSSSSSCSASSPTPSSPSSPFRLRIPKHPTGLSGPGSSSPSTVFKRKRPTRLDIPVASFCSAAPPATPSPATWRELVEIENDGYSVYCKRGRREAMEDRYSVGLNLQGDSKQAFFGVFDGHGGSKAAEFAADNLEKNVLAELMSRDGDDIEEAVKHGYLNTDSDFLKEDLRGGSCCVTALIREGNLVVSNAGDCRAVMSRGGAAEALTSDHRPSREDEKVRIENMGGYVDLCRGVWRIQGSLAVSRGFGDRHLKQWVIAEPETRVLQIQPEHEFLILASDGLWDKVSNQEAVDTVRSLCVGVDKPEPLFACKKLVEVATSRGSFDDISVMLIQLGGYI; encoded by the exons ATGTCGTGCTCCGTCGCGGTTTCGAATTCGCCGGTCTTTTCACCATCGTCGTCTCTGTTTTGCAATAAAACCTCTATGTTATCTTCTCCCGAAACCCTAACCCTTACATTGTCTCACTTGAAGCCCTCGCAAGGTTCGTCGTCGTCGTCGTGTTCTGCTTCTTCCCCAACTCCTTCCTCGCCTTCTTCCCCATTTAGGCTTCGGATTCCCAAGCATCCCACTGGGCTCTCCGGTCCTGGTTCATCGTCCCCGAGTACTGTATTCAAGAGAAAGAGACCCACGAGGCTGGATATTCCGGTTGCCTCGTTTTGCTCCGCGGCTCCGCCAGCGACGCCTTCACCGGCAACGTGGAGAGAGCTTGTTGAGATCGAGAATGATGGATATTCTGTGTATTGCAAGAGAGGGAGGAGAGAGGCTATGGAGGATCGGTACTCGGTTGGTCTCAATCTTCAAGGTGATTCCAAACAG GCTTTCTTTGGTGTATTTGATGGACATGGAGGCTCAAAAGCTGCAGAGTTTGCAGCAGATAACTTAGAAAAGAACGTATTGGCTGAATTGATGAGCAGAGATGGTGATGACATTGAGGAGGCAGTTAAGCATGGTTACCTGAACACAGATTCCGACTTTCTGAAAGAGGATTTACGCGGCGGTTCGTGCTGTGTGACTGCTTTAATCAGGGAAGGTAACCTTGTTGTGTCCAATGCCGGAGATTGCCGTGCTGTGATGAGCAGAGGTGGTGCTGCTGAGGCCCTAACATCTGATCACCGGCCCTCGAGGGAAGACGAGAAAGTGAGAATCGAGAACATG GGTGGCTATGTTGATCTTTGCCGTGGTGTGTGGAGAATCCAGGGGTCTCTGGCTGTCTCTAGAGGGTTTGGAGATCGTCACCTTAAGCAATGGGTGATTGCAGAACCAGAGACAAGAGTACTTCAAATCCAACCCGAACACGAGTTCTTGATTTTGGCTTCAGATGGATTGTGGGATAAG GTTAGTAACCAAGAAGCAGTAGACACTGTTCGCAGTTTATGTGTAGGAGTTGACAAGCCAGAGCCATTGTTTGCCTGTAAAAAGCTTGTGGAGGTAGCTACATCGCGAGGCTCTTTCGATGACATTAGTGTAATGCTAATCCAATTAGGGGGTTACATATGA